AGCCCGCGAGCTGGAGGTCCTCGAACGGGACACGGCGGCGCTCGAGCGGGTGCGCTCTCCATTCCCGCGCATCGCCTACGACGAGGCGGTCGAGATTCTCAAGACACGCGGCCTTCCGTTCGAGTGGGGCGGGGACTTCGGCGGCCCGGACGAGACGGCTCTGGCCGGACACTTCGACCGTCCGGTCGCCGTGCAGCGCTTTCCCGCCGCGATCAAGGCCTTCTACATGAAGCCGGATGCCGAGCGGCCGGAGCTGTCGCTGTCGGTCGACGTGCTCGCCCCGGAGGGCTACGGGGAGATCGTCGGCGGCGGGGAGCGTCTGGACGACTATGCGCTGTTGCTCGAACGGATTCGCGAGCACGAGCTGCCGCAGGAAGCATTCGAGTGGTACCTGGACCTGCGGCGGTACGGGAGCGTGCCGCATGCGGGTTTCGGCATGGGCGTCGAGCGTGTCGTCGCGTGGCTGTGCGGGCTGGAGCACATTCGCGAGACCATCCCGTACCCGCGCATGCTGTATCGCCTGACGCCATAACGGCCGGCTTCCGTGATATACTCTGTCGGCTACGAGAGACGAAGTGCTGCAGAAGTGGGCGTTTCGCCCACTTCTTTGTGTTTCAGGGCGCAGTTGCCGGGCGAAGGCGGGGTAGAGACAGGGTGAAGCCCGGTGAAGGCCGGGTTGCGCAGGTCTGGTCCATCGCGGAGCGGGTGGCCCGCGACTTCGGGCTCGATGTCTTCGACGTCCAGCTTCAGCGCGAGTCGGTGGGGTGGCTGTTGCGAGTCGTCATCGACCGGGCGCCGGGCGCGGCCGGCGAGGCAGGCGACGCTGCGGCCGAAGCGGTTACCCTCGACGATTGCGCGCGGGTGAGCACGGACCTGAGCGTGGTGCTCGACGTCGATTTCGACTTCGAGCATCCGTACACCCTGGAAGTGTCCTCGCCGGGCCTCGACCGCCCGTTACGGCACGTGGACGACTGCCGGCGCTTCCGAGGTCGGCTCGCCCGGTTCGTGACGTCGGAAGCCGTCGACGGACAACGCTTCATTTGCGGGCGGATCGCCGGGGTCGAGCCGGAGAGCGGCGAGCCGCCGGCGCAGGCGGCACTCGTCGTGGTGACGGCAGGACGGCGCGTCCACCGCATTCCGTGGGCGCTTGTGACGCGGGCTCGACTGGAAGTGGAGTTGTGAAGTCGTCGCGCGGGCAGGAGCCTGCGCGCGAGAACAGGTCATGAGCAATCCGCTGCAACAGACCATCGAGGCACTGGCCAAGGAGAAGGGCATCGAGCCGGACGTCATCGTCACGGCTATCGAGGACGCGGTGCTGACCGCCTCGCGCAAGTACTACAAGTCGACCGAGAACCTGCGGACCAAGTTCAATCACGAGACGGGCCAGGTAGAGCTGTTCTCGGTGCGCCAGATCGTCGAGGAAGTCACCGATCCGCTGACGGAGATCTCGCTTGCGGAGGCCCAGGAGCTGTACGGGGACGAGGCCGAGGTCGACATGGAAATCGAGTTCCCCAAGCCGACCGACGTGCTCGGGAGAATCGCCGCGCAGACCGCGAAGCAGGTGATCTTCCAGAAGGTGCGCGAGGCGGAACGCGACAACGTCTACGCCCTCTACAGCGACCGCGTCAACGAGGTCATCAACGGCACGGTCAAGCGGTTCGAGAACGGCGACATCGTCGTCGACGCCGAGCGCGTGGAGGCGCTGCTTCCGCGGCGGGAGCAGTCGCGCGCCGAGAACTACACGACCGGCGACCGCATCCGGGCGGTCATTCGCGAGGTCAACAAGAACACCAAGGGACCGCAGATCATCCTGTCGCGCACCGACCCCACGCTGCTGGTCAAGATGTTCGAGCAGGAAGTGCCCGAGATCTACGACGGGACGGTCACCATCCGCGGAGCGGTCCGCGAGGCCGGCGACAGGGCCAAGGTCGCCGTCCATTCGCGCGAGCGCGACGTCGACCCGGTCGGCGCCTGCGTAGGAATGAAGGGCACGCGGGTGCAGGCGATCATCCGGGAATTGCGCGGCGAGAAGATCGACATCGTCGAATGGTCGGATGATCCCGTCGTCTTCGTCACCAACGCCATCAGCCCGGCCAGGGTGCAACGGGTGACCGTGGTCGACAGCGAGGAGCCGATCGTCGAAGTGGTCGTGGAGGATCGCCAGCTTTCGCTCGCGATCGGCAAGAAGGGCCAGAACGTCCGCCTGGCGGCCAAGCTGACCGGCTGGAAGATCGACATCAAGAGCGAGGAAGAGAAGCGGCGTGAAGTGGAAGCCCGGTTCGACGAGATCGAAGAGGACGAGGAGGCCGGCACCCTCACGCTGCCCGGACTCGACGACGGGCAACTCCTGCGGCTGAGCGAGGCGGGACTGGACACGGCCGACCGCCTGCTGGAGGTCGCAGCGGCCGAGCTGGCCGAGGTGGCGGGCGTGGACGAGGCAACGGCCGGGGATCTGCAGGCCGCCGTGCGCGAGCAGGTCGACGCTGCCGCAAGAGCCGCCCGGGCGCCCGACGAGACCGATGATTTGTCGACGATCGATCCGGCGGGGACGACGCCCGAAGCGCCGGCGGACACGCCCGGCGAGACACCGACAGCGGAGTGAGAGCGCCCGTGGGCACAATTCGCATCTACAAGATCGC
Above is a window of Acidobacteriota bacterium DNA encoding:
- a CDS encoding ribosome maturation factor RimP, with the translated sequence MAVRAGAHSRDHPVPAHAVSPDAITAGFRDILCRLRETKCCRSGRFAHFFVFQGAVAGRRRGRDRVKPGEGRVAQVWSIAERVARDFGLDVFDVQLQRESVGWLLRVVIDRAPGAAGEAGDAAAEAVTLDDCARVSTDLSVVLDVDFDFEHPYTLEVSSPGLDRPLRHVDDCRRFRGRLARFVTSEAVDGQRFICGRIAGVEPESGEPPAQAALVVVTAGRRVHRIPWALVTRARLEVEL
- the nusA gene encoding transcription termination/antitermination protein NusA, with the translated sequence MSNPLQQTIEALAKEKGIEPDVIVTAIEDAVLTASRKYYKSTENLRTKFNHETGQVELFSVRQIVEEVTDPLTEISLAEAQELYGDEAEVDMEIEFPKPTDVLGRIAAQTAKQVIFQKVREAERDNVYALYSDRVNEVINGTVKRFENGDIVVDAERVEALLPRREQSRAENYTTGDRIRAVIREVNKNTKGPQIILSRTDPTLLVKMFEQEVPEIYDGTVTIRGAVREAGDRAKVAVHSRERDVDPVGACVGMKGTRVQAIIRELRGEKIDIVEWSDDPVVFVTNAISPARVQRVTVVDSEEPIVEVVVEDRQLSLAIGKKGQNVRLAAKLTGWKIDIKSEEEKRREVEARFDEIEEDEEAGTLTLPGLDDGQLLRLSEAGLDTADRLLEVAAAELAEVAGVDEATAGDLQAAVREQVDAAARAARAPDETDDLSTIDPAGTTPEAPADTPGETPTAE